From the Arcobacter arenosus genome, one window contains:
- a CDS encoding response regulator, whose amino-acid sequence MTQPENSKNFTVLYVEDESFIRTNVEGCLKYFFNVIVAKDGQDGLNIFSNEKIDLIITDINMPNKNGLEMLNDIKLINPSIPCIVTSAYDIDIINKTKNLGVCRYITKPFDIKDLLNDSLKILKENV is encoded by the coding sequence ATGACACAACCAGAAAATTCAAAAAATTTTACAGTACTTTATGTAGAAGATGAATCTTTTATAAGAACCAATGTAGAAGGTTGCCTTAAATATTTTTTTAATGTAATAGTAGCAAAAGATGGGCAAGATGGTTTAAATATATTTTCTAATGAAAAAATTGATTTAATAATTACTGATATTAATATGCCCAATAAAAATGGATTAGAGATGTTAAATGATATAAAATTGATTAATCCATCAATTCCATGTATTGTAACATCTGCCTATGATATTGATATTATAAATAAAACAAAAAATTTAGGTGTTTGTCGTTATATTACTAAACCTTTTGATATAAAAGATTTATTAAATGATTCATTAAAGATTTTGAAAGAAAATGTATAA
- a CDS encoding sensor domain-containing diguanylate cyclase — MLEAYLNNIEQILNFSDIAWWLIDCKNDPEHFYCNKLMSVNFNLPNDKNKHPINSCDFFDDFKDCLKSKDTEYSKIFPFLEKKRNEIKYFSSRAKILKKDDDGNIEYIYGFIENITKEVNNKNSVNEYVDIIDKNVIISTTDTRGIITNISTAYCHITGYKKNELIGKKHSVLKHPDTPRTLYRDMWKTVTSGKRWDGEIKNLRKDGSEFWIKLLISPTFDEFGNIKCYTTINQDITDKKIIENLSIKDTLTNVFNRRQLDNLLEKEISYAQRYNTEFSLIILDVDHFKNINDQFGHLIGDKILVEISNILKQHTRKVDHIGRWGGEEFLIICPNSNLNVGENVALKLKSHIEKHDFKIFKNITASFGISQYKKGDNIDDILNRADNALYKSKNNGRNQVNTLI; from the coding sequence TTGCTTGAGGCATATCTTAATAATATTGAACAAATCCTTAACTTTTCTGACATAGCTTGGTGGTTAATTGACTGCAAAAATGATCCTGAGCATTTTTACTGTAATAAACTAATGTCTGTGAATTTCAATTTACCAAATGACAAAAATAAACACCCTATTAACTCATGTGATTTTTTCGATGATTTTAAAGATTGTTTAAAATCTAAAGATACTGAATATTCTAAGATTTTTCCATTCTTAGAGAAAAAAAGAAATGAAATAAAATATTTTTCATCTAGAGCAAAAATACTTAAAAAAGATGATGACGGAAATATTGAATATATTTATGGATTTATTGAAAATATTACAAAAGAAGTAAATAATAAAAATAGTGTTAATGAATATGTTGATATTATTGATAAGAATGTAATTATTTCAACAACAGACACAAGAGGTATTATTACTAATATTTCCACTGCTTATTGCCATATAACAGGTTATAAAAAAAATGAACTAATTGGTAAAAAACATAGTGTATTAAAACATCCTGATACACCTCGAACTTTATACAGAGATATGTGGAAAACCGTAACATCAGGAAAAAGATGGGATGGCGAGATTAAAAACCTTAGAAAAGATGGAAGTGAATTTTGGATAAAACTTCTTATCTCTCCTACTTTTGATGAATTTGGGAATATCAAATGTTATACAACAATAAATCAAGATATTACTGATAAAAAAATAATTGAAAATCTTTCTATTAAAGATACATTAACTAATGTTTTTAATAGAAGACAACTAGATAATCTATTAGAAAAAGAGATTTCATATGCACAAAGGTATAATACTGAATTTTCATTAATAATTTTAGATGTGGATCATTTTAAAAATATTAATGATCAATTTGGTCATTTAATTGGAGATAAAATACTTGTTGAAATTTCTAATATACTTAAACAACACACAAGAAAAGTTGACCATATAGGTAGATGGGGTGGTGAAGAATTTTTAATTATATGTCCAAATTCAAACTTAAATGTTGGCGAAAATGTGGCACTTAAACTAAAAAGTCATATCGAAAAACATGATTTTAAGATATTCAAAAATATAACTGCAAGTTTTGGGATTAGCCAATACAAAAAAGGTGACAATATTGACGATATTTTAAACAGAGCTGACAATGCCCTTTATAAATCAAAAAATAATGGAAGAAACCAAGTAAATACCTTAATCTAA
- a CDS encoding sensor histidine kinase: MDNKYLDSLFNNTIEGIIIIEDGFIKNINNAMLDILKYEKKEELINKLATGILIPNIHKKFLEFNNDIYEEVTLFSKNAEIVPAIIKIKDFEYENSSYKILYVLNLTELKQNETLLIEQSRMAAMGEMISMIAHQWKQPLASIAAAISNLKFRLEIDKIDKESLQNKLVDMDKYIIYMSETIDDFRNFFKKDKEKMLVSLDYIVDISLEMLNKPLSNIKVTNKKIKLNKLYIYKNELLQVMLNILNNSQDAFSENKIENPTINISYKETHDEQIIIIKDNAGGIPKNIIDKIFDPYFTTKEKRNGTGLGLYMCKTIIEKHFKGEIKVKSEKQNTSFKIIINKFI, from the coding sequence ATGGATAATAAATATTTAGATTCTTTATTTAATAATACAATTGAGGGAATTATAATAATAGAAGATGGTTTTATTAAGAATATAAATAATGCTATGCTTGATATATTAAAGTATGAAAAAAAAGAGGAACTAATAAATAAATTAGCTACAGGAATTTTAATACCTAATATACATAAAAAATTTTTAGAATTTAATAATGATATTTATGAAGAGGTTACCTTATTTTCAAAAAATGCTGAGATTGTTCCAGCAATCATAAAAATTAAAGATTTTGAATATGAAAATAGCTCTTACAAAATTTTATATGTACTAAATTTAACAGAATTAAAACAAAATGAAACTTTATTAATAGAACAATCAAGAATGGCAGCAATGGGAGAAATGATTTCTATGATTGCACACCAATGGAAACAACCTTTAGCTTCAATAGCAGCAGCCATTTCAAACTTAAAATTTAGACTTGAAATTGATAAAATCGATAAAGAAAGTTTACAAAATAAACTAGTTGATATGGATAAATATATCATTTATATGTCTGAAACAATTGACGATTTTAGAAATTTTTTCAAAAAAGACAAAGAAAAAATGCTTGTAAGTTTAGATTATATAGTTGATATCTCTTTAGAGATGTTAAATAAACCCCTTTCTAATATAAAAGTTACAAACAAAAAAATCAAATTAAATAAGTTATATATCTATAAAAATGAACTTTTACAAGTAATGTTAAATATACTAAATAATTCGCAAGATGCATTTAGTGAAAATAAAATAGAAAACCCAACTATTAATATAAGCTATAAAGAAACTCATGATGAACAAATAATAATTATAAAAGATAATGCTGGAGGAATTCCCAAAAATATAATTGATAAAATATTTGATCCATATTTCACAACAAAAGAGAAGAGAAATGGTACAGGATTAGGACTTTATATGTGCAAAACTATCATAGAAAAACATTTTAAAGGTGAAATAAAAGTCAAATCAGAAAAACAAAACACAAGCTTTAAAATTATAATAAACAAATTTATTTAA
- a CDS encoding methylaspartate mutase, with amino-acid sequence MSLLQEERNIILNNEYVDNFDFAEVEDFVKNASKDLFISYNFKTKNKMLVQPRGGFPTYNKMFALYEFFNDADVDVLPCTIDSNTRLNDYATSKKMLRLSEESEVDMLNGYPLINHGYRTTRKMMTHFNKPISLRHGTPDARLLIETAIASGIFEIEGGPITYLLPYSKNFPLDKAFLYWKYVERVCAQYSKLNEPINRESFGPLTATLVPPCITIVIQLLEMLLSLEEGVKSFSVSFSQQGSMNQDIVTAAVLKKMAKYYAKEIGCEDADIHLVYHQWMGAFPENQNYATQLISMSTVIASMVGADKIITKTKQEASGIPTKEANAETVANTQYLLRILNGLPNIVDKEEEENLTAEVMAIMEAVFNDSADTLWRKVFNSIKNGTIDVPFSPHIINHNNMITIRDKNKNIRIIDRGKVPIPDRCFEYEKSQCDLKKDTTSIVNDIIHDIGIMQW; translated from the coding sequence ATGAGTTTACTTCAAGAAGAAAGAAATATTATCTTAAACAATGAATATGTTGATAATTTTGATTTTGCAGAAGTTGAAGACTTTGTTAAAAATGCTTCAAAAGATTTGTTTATCTCTTATAATTTCAAAACAAAAAATAAAATGTTAGTACAACCAAGAGGTGGTTTTCCTACATACAATAAAATGTTTGCTTTATATGAGTTTTTTAATGATGCTGATGTAGACGTTCTTCCTTGTACAATTGATTCAAATACAAGATTAAATGATTATGCAACTTCTAAAAAGATGCTTAGACTTTCTGAAGAGAGTGAAGTTGATATGTTAAATGGTTACCCTTTAATTAACCATGGATATAGAACTACTAGAAAAATGATGACTCACTTCAATAAGCCTATATCTTTAAGACATGGTACTCCAGATGCAAGACTTTTAATTGAAACAGCAATTGCTTCTGGAATTTTTGAGATTGAAGGTGGTCCAATAACTTACCTTTTACCCTACTCTAAGAACTTTCCACTTGATAAAGCATTTTTATACTGGAAATATGTAGAAAGAGTATGTGCTCAATATTCAAAACTAAATGAACCAATCAATAGAGAATCATTTGGTCCACTAACTGCTACTTTAGTTCCACCTTGTATCACTATTGTAATACAACTTTTAGAGATGTTACTTTCTCTTGAAGAGGGAGTTAAATCATTTTCTGTTTCTTTTTCACAACAAGGTTCTATGAATCAAGATATTGTAACAGCTGCAGTTTTAAAGAAAATGGCAAAATATTATGCTAAAGAGATTGGGTGTGAAGATGCAGATATTCATCTTGTTTATCACCAATGGATGGGGGCATTCCCTGAAAATCAGAACTATGCGACTCAACTAATCTCTATGAGTACGGTTATTGCTTCAATGGTTGGAGCTGATAAAATTATTACAAAAACAAAACAAGAAGCATCGGGAATTCCAACAAAAGAAGCAAATGCAGAAACTGTTGCAAATACTCAATACTTACTTAGAATTTTAAATGGTTTACCAAATATTGTAGACAAAGAGGAAGAGGAAAACCTAACTGCTGAAGTTATGGCTATTATGGAAGCAGTATTTAATGACTCTGCAGATACCTTATGGAGAAAAGTTTTTAATTCAATTAAAAATGGAACTATAGACGTACCATTCTCTCCACATATTATTAATCACAATAATATGATTACAATAAGAGATAAAAATAAAAATATTAGAATAATAGATAGAGGTAAAGTTCCTATTCCAGACAGATGTTTTGAATATGAAAAATCTCAATGTGACTTAAAAAAAGATACTACATCAATCGTAAACGATATTATCCATGATATCGGTATTATGCAGTGGTAA
- a CDS encoding gamma carbonic anhydrase family protein: MILKFKEHYPKIDSSAWIAPSADIIGRVSIGENSSIWFGCVLRGDVNDIIIGKNTNVQDLSMIHMDTDSKTILGDNVTIGHKVMLHGCTIENNCLIGMSATILDHAVIGEGSIVGANSLVTSGKVFPPKSLIMGSPAKVVKTLTDEDVEKLIKHAGHYVDYKNEYS; this comes from the coding sequence ATGATATTAAAATTTAAAGAACATTATCCAAAAATAGATTCGAGTGCTTGGATTGCACCAAGTGCAGATATAATAGGAAGAGTTTCTATTGGAGAAAACTCATCAATTTGGTTTGGATGTGTTTTAAGGGGAGATGTAAACGATATTATCATTGGTAAGAATACAAATGTACAAGATTTATCAATGATTCATATGGATACAGATTCAAAAACAATATTAGGTGATAATGTTACTATTGGACATAAAGTTATGCTTCATGGTTGTACCATTGAAAATAATTGTTTAATAGGAATGAGTGCGACAATATTAGACCATGCTGTAATTGGAGAAGGTTCAATTGTAGGGGCTAACTCTTTAGTTACCTCTGGAAAAGTGTTTCCTCCAAAAAGTTTAATCATGGGAAGCCCTGCTAAAGTTGTAAAAACATTGACTGATGAGGATGTTGAAAAATTAATAAAACACGCTGGTCATTATGTAGATTATAAAAACGAATACTCTTAG
- a CDS encoding response regulator encodes MVDYIMLEKYAKNKSVLLVEDDENIIKETKELLELIFSNVIVAKDGDIGIQKYLNYKKENDKYIDLVITDIQMPKMDGIELTKLIYKENSEQLLIVLSAHSESHYLLELVNIGISHFITKPLNYDSFVHVLYTKLKEANDSKNDEINTSIVVIDKELKWDKELNQIYQNNQIVKLTKKETKLLELLLKYPEKTLSVEAILNYLWLDDENNAPDIANLKNIISRLRKKIPTIDIENVYGFGYRINLNYTK; translated from the coding sequence ATGGTCGATTATATAATGCTTGAAAAGTATGCAAAAAACAAAAGTGTTCTTTTGGTTGAAGATGATGAAAATATCATTAAAGAGACTAAAGAATTACTTGAACTTATTTTTTCAAATGTTATAGTTGCAAAAGATGGTGATATAGGTATTCAAAAATATCTAAATTACAAAAAAGAAAATGATAAATATATTGATTTAGTAATTACCGATATACAAATGCCAAAAATGGATGGTATTGAGCTTACTAAATTAATCTACAAAGAGAATAGTGAGCAACTTTTAATAGTATTATCAGCTCACAGTGAAAGTCATTATTTACTTGAGTTAGTTAATATAGGAATCTCACATTTTATAACAAAACCACTAAATTATGACTCTTTTGTTCATGTTTTGTATACAAAACTTAAAGAGGCAAATGACAGTAAAAATGATGAAATTAATACTTCTATAGTTGTTATTGATAAAGAATTAAAATGGGATAAAGAGTTAAATCAAATTTATCAAAATAATCAAATTGTTAAACTTACTAAAAAAGAAACTAAGCTTTTAGAGTTACTTTTAAAATATCCAGAAAAGACACTAAGTGTTGAAGCTATATTAAATTATTTATGGTTAGATGATGAAAATAATGCTCCTGATATAGCTAATTTAAAAAATATTATCTCAAGATTAAGAAAAAAAATACCAACTATTGATATTGAAAATGTTTATGGTTTTGGTTACAGAATTAACTTAAATTATACAAAATGA
- a CDS encoding glutamate mutase L translates to MSEINDKLLIDVGSTYFKVCTVHGVEQHFRDFNKDIYDDLTYKCGDTIHNYKKDDVYICSSANGGLSTLIIGVTNSFSLKYATNIAFNSGINIIDTVLYKDIEKTSIPSDLIDVVIVVGGIDSVSNIFDEKLFEYLEKIKYSNIVYVGSSKEAPSLKEKIENLVVLPNIITNRLHVEEEHLKEYLTNLYQADIMGKEDIKSLYDITSNQIYSTPYIVNKTLPMIDSKFSVANPYILIDIGGATTDIHYSKDLVDENMVTENEYDRLVFKKLGVYKSRESLIFAAKNNEFVYELLAHLKVTENIFDEQGEKNTRILMQLAIFLVLCKVSTFRKAYVNLKLNVLNSIVLTGGITKVLKQEEIEDIVSFFYKKILNSNHNPTIVMDNNYDIWTLGMNK, encoded by the coding sequence ATGAGTGAAATAAATGATAAATTATTAATTGATGTTGGAAGTACATATTTTAAAGTATGTACAGTACATGGAGTTGAGCAACATTTTAGAGATTTTAATAAAGATATTTATGATGATTTAACATATAAATGTGGTGATACAATACATAATTATAAAAAAGATGATGTATATATTTGTTCATCAGCTAACGGTGGTTTAAGTACATTAATTATTGGTGTTACTAACTCTTTTTCTTTAAAATATGCTACTAATATCGCCTTTAATTCAGGTATTAATATTATTGACACTGTTTTATATAAGGATATTGAAAAAACTTCAATTCCAAGTGATTTAATCGATGTAGTAATTGTTGTAGGTGGAATCGACTCTGTTTCTAATATTTTTGATGAAAAATTATTTGAATATCTTGAAAAAATAAAATATTCAAATATTGTATATGTTGGAAGTTCAAAGGAAGCTCCTTCTTTAAAAGAAAAAATAGAAAACCTTGTTGTTCTTCCAAATATTATTACAAATAGACTTCATGTGGAAGAGGAACATTTAAAAGAGTATTTAACAAATCTTTATCAAGCTGATATTATGGGTAAAGAAGATATAAAAAGTCTATATGATATTACATCAAACCAAATCTACTCAACACCATATATTGTAAATAAAACTTTACCAATGATTGATAGTAAGTTTTCAGTTGCTAATCCATATATCTTGATAGATATTGGTGGTGCAACAACTGATATTCACTATTCAAAAGACTTAGTTGATGAAAATATGGTTACTGAAAATGAATATGATAGATTAGTATTTAAAAAACTTGGTGTTTATAAATCAAGAGAATCATTAATCTTTGCAGCTAAAAACAATGAATTTGTTTATGAATTATTAGCCCATTTAAAAGTTACTGAAAATATTTTTGATGAACAAGGTGAAAAAAATACTAGAATATTAATGCAATTAGCCATATTCTTAGTTTTATGCAAAGTTTCAACTTTTAGAAAAGCCTATGTTAATTTAAAACTGAATGTACTTAACTCTATTGTGCTAACAGGTGGAATTACAAAAGTTCTCAAGCAAGAGGAAATAGAAGATATTGTATCATTTTTCTATAAGAAGATTTTAAACTCTAACCATAACCCAACTATCGTGATGGATAACAATTATGATATTTGGACTTTGGGTATGAATAAATAA
- a CDS encoding AMP-binding protein, whose amino-acid sequence MSINCIRSLIESAALTHSDKIAIKHNEKSITYEELLKKVNQVAFYLKELDLPAGSRIGIYSNKGMDQVIAILAILSTNYVLVPLTKLLKSEQVEYIINDCDIRCIITDKLKLESIESINFDGHIISYETAHKDIPSFEEIFKYYKKPYETTVNGHDNAVITYSFGLTGTPKGIVISHRNLIDSARVVSSYLDLQEDDVLSGILIFNLDYGLNQIFCSLYKRATLALHRFILPSDFFNHLINDKVTVVAMMPVTINAMFDEDEHRIPSPELLSNVKTITSSGGNVTPKMVKDIQKYFPHVNFYSMHGLTEAFRSTYLEPSQINIRPESIGKAIPDVELYVINEEGFECKPREVGELIHRGGYIYKGFWNAPIETAQRFKSIQILKNVINLEGQLRDEIVVATGDYVYKDEEGYFYFVSRRDDMIKTRGFRVSPFEVESVVEKNFPQIDQCAIFSIPNDEIEEEIVMVYSARSEIPPKEITFELKNHLASYMIPNRIIYKKSLPLIPSDKNKINKEELKAELLDSLK is encoded by the coding sequence ATGTCAATAAATTGTATAAGATCATTAATTGAAAGTGCAGCTTTAACACATAGTGATAAAATAGCAATTAAACATAATGAAAAATCTATTACTTATGAAGAGTTATTAAAAAAAGTTAATCAAGTTGCTTTTTATTTAAAAGAGTTAGATTTACCAGCAGGAAGTAGAATTGGTATATATTCAAATAAAGGTATGGACCAAGTTATAGCAATACTAGCTATATTATCTACCAATTATGTACTTGTACCACTTACAAAGTTACTTAAAAGTGAACAAGTGGAATATATAATTAATGATTGTGATATTAGATGTATTATTACTGATAAATTAAAACTTGAGTCTATTGAATCAATTAACTTTGATGGACATATCATTTCATATGAAACTGCACACAAAGATATTCCATCTTTTGAAGAGATTTTTAAATACTATAAAAAACCATATGAAACTACTGTAAATGGTCATGATAATGCTGTAATTACTTATTCTTTTGGATTAACAGGAACACCTAAAGGTATTGTAATATCTCATAGAAACTTAATTGATAGTGCAAGAGTTGTTTCTTCATATTTAGATTTACAAGAAGATGATGTTCTTTCTGGAATTTTAATTTTTAACCTAGATTATGGTTTAAATCAGATTTTTTGTTCACTTTACAAAAGAGCAACATTAGCTTTACATAGATTTATTTTACCAAGTGATTTTTTCAACCATTTAATCAATGATAAGGTTACAGTTGTTGCAATGATGCCTGTAACTATAAATGCAATGTTTGATGAAGATGAGCATAGAATACCAAGTCCTGAATTATTATCGAATGTAAAAACAATAACTTCTTCAGGTGGAAATGTTACGCCTAAAATGGTAAAAGATATTCAAAAATATTTTCCACATGTAAACTTTTATTCAATGCATGGTTTAACAGAAGCATTTAGATCTACATATTTAGAACCATCACAAATAAATATTAGACCTGAATCAATAGGAAAAGCTATTCCAGATGTTGAACTTTATGTTATCAATGAAGAGGGATTTGAGTGTAAGCCAAGAGAAGTTGGTGAATTAATCCACAGAGGTGGATATATTTACAAAGGTTTTTGGAATGCACCAATTGAAACAGCTCAAAGATTTAAATCAATTCAAATTCTAAAAAATGTAATCAATTTAGAGGGACAACTAAGAGATGAAATTGTTGTTGCAACAGGAGATTATGTTTATAAAGATGAAGAGGGATACTTTTACTTTGTAAGTAGACGTGATGATATGATTAAAACTAGAGGTTTTAGAGTAAGCCCTTTTGAGGTTGAATCAGTTGTTGAAAAGAATTTCCCACAAATTGATCAATGTGCAATTTTCTCAATTCCTAATGATGAAATTGAAGAAGAGATAGTTATGGTTTATAGCGCTAGAAGTGAAATTCCTCCAAAAGAGATAACTTTTGAACTTAAAAATCATCTAGCTTCTTATATGATTCCAAATAGAATAATTTATAAAAAATCACTTCCTCTAATTCCAAGTGATAAGAATAAAATTAACAAAGAGGAATTAAAAGCGGAATTATTAGACTCTTTAAAATAG
- the glmS gene encoding methylaspartate mutase subunit S: MKVVTGVVGNDIHVVANRLIELSLQARGFEVFNLGVNTYLEEFIDAVIETNADILLISSLNGEAEGWARELRILKAQYGNLLDNVVFMIGGNLVVGTGSADDIVPRFKNYGFDLVFHQVDLNTGLDELEKFMEGRK, translated from the coding sequence ATGAAAGTAGTAACTGGCGTAGTGGGGAATGATATCCACGTAGTAGCAAACAGACTTATAGAGCTTTCACTGCAAGCAAGGGGATTTGAAGTATTTAACTTAGGTGTTAATACTTACCTTGAAGAGTTTATTGATGCAGTGATTGAGACAAATGCAGATATATTATTAATCTCATCACTTAATGGTGAAGCAGAAGGTTGGGCAAGAGAACTTAGAATCTTAAAAGCTCAATATGGTAATTTATTAGACAATGTTGTGTTTATGATTGGTGGTAACTTAGTAGTTGGTACAGGGAGTGCTGATGATATTGTTCCTAGATTTAAAAATTATGGTTTTGATTTAGTATTTCACCAAGTAGATTTAAATACTGGTTTAGATGAACTTGAAAAATTCATGGAAGGAAGAAAATAA